The nucleotide window GTTTCAAGCCAATATTTAATTTCTGCACCACTACCAACCTCCAGCCTTGTATACTGAAGAAATTCATCCCACCATCTTATTTTCTTCCCGATTCCACCAGAAGTAAATCTAGTATTTCTAAAAGACTAAAACATGGGTGCACCACTAAAAAGGGAGGAGAAAAAAGTATTAAGTGGGAATTGATCCATGTTCCTTTAGGGTAAATAACTCAGCTTTCATAACAGAAACAGAAGCAGACGCAATCAAAAGAAAGCTTGGACTGAATGGCCAAATGCACCAATTAGTCTTTTTGAAGCATGGATGCCAGACTGCCAGCACATAATATTTGATCAATTCTAGATGATATGTACATAAATACCTAGTTTGGCGGAGAGACCATAGGTTGACGTGCACTATAAATTAGCCTATAAATCCGCACATAGATTCCCCCACCATTTTCTAATGGTGTTGGGTTTTGCTAGCATCCCTCCTTTTCACCATAAAGTAGTCTTTTACTTGGACTTTTACTCCCAGGCATGAATACCAATGCACTTTCTCAGTCCTACTTTCTAGGGCTGTAGAAGACCATTTTTCTGGCAGCAACCACCAGAATCTCAGCCTTTTCTTTCTAAGCCAACAATTATCACCCACTGTGATAATTGCTACACACCTTAGCCTAGGATGGAAGAGAATAGAATTTATTTCAACTCTGGGTTCAAATCATTCGACATCACTAGATAGAACTCGAGCAAGTCTGAATGATATGAATGGGTTGAAAGAAGTAGAAAGATGATGAGGAGGTCAGTTATGATTCCCATCTAGCATTAATAcggaaaatgttatttttggcCAGATTAATTCTCAATCCAGAAACTGCCTCAAAACATAGCAAAACCCCTCTCACATACAGTATTAGAACTCTATCAGCCTCAGAAAATAGATGGGAATCATCTGCATAAAGGATATTGTTAAGCATCATACTATCCTGATCATTTCTTCCAATTTTTGGACCCCTTAACCAACCTAGagtttatctttttttcaaCATCGTACTGCCCAAATTTCAAGACAAATAAATAAGGTGGCAGAGGGTTCCCCTGCCAAAGTCCTCTCTGAGAACTGAAATTTTATGTGAGGGTCACCGATAATTAAAATGGAGAATTTTACTGTTGAAATACATAATTTGATCCATCCTGTCCATAACTAAAGTGCATCAGTCTTAATAAATTCAACAGGCATTGACAATTGACATGGATGTATGCCTTCTCTAAATCAAGCGTACATGCCACCCCTTTTTGTCTTCCTTCTCAAAAGTTTATCAAAGGCTCTCATTTATTGCTTCAagctatatattatttattgttgcCATACCTAAAGACAGCCCATGGGCACTGAGATGTAAACTTAAGTGTCATCAAAGTTAAGTGAAGTGCCCAAGCTATGGTGCACACAACATTAGGACTTTAACTTGCAAAAGATTAATTCCTTCCAATCACATATCGGGGGGGGGATGGTGTTTCAAAGCGAGACGTCTTTTATAGGGACAGTTGAGAATGTAAAGATATAAACTGATATAAGGAGGATATGAGAAATTGATGGAAGTTATCTCAATAGGAATATTGTCactatttaaaagaaaaaacaaagcaAAGCAatttggtatgaacaatggGATATGAACTGATAAAGAATTGCACTGTCAAATGTCTTGTAAACCAAATAGGAGAATCAAAATTGAAGGATACTCTTGGATGAATTACAGTATCCAACTGGAGCCTAAACTCGAAATGCTTCAATTCCTATCCTCTGGTTAGAAGCCCAACAACTAAGTAGGTATCTAAACAACTCTTCAACTTCTCATTTTCCTTTAAACACAATCAAATAAATGTACAGGAACCAGTACGGAATGAGAAAATCAGCAAAGGAAACATTATTACAACATCAAAGAaaagaactaatgaaataaaCTACCAAATAACGTTACATGATTTATTTTCACGTGTACTAAGGCAAAAGCAACTAACCTGTGCCAAAAATGTAGCCAAATGATATCTTAAGCTACTCAAGAAATTTATCCTCTCAGATATATATGAAGATGCCAAACAATATGTATGTTGCATCCCAGAACCTTCACCAACACAATCGCTTAACAATTGAGTTGTGCCATTGAAAAAAGCATATGGTCCTCTCTCACATATCATGAAGTATGCTCTTTTAGCATTTGATCCCTGAAACCACACATACATAACAAATTTAACTTGAACTGCCTTAAAAAAGAtagtatgaaaataaaaaaagagcaaTCCGGAGCGCTAAAGCTCCGGCTATGCGCGGGGTCAGGGGAAGGGCCGAACCACAAAGGTCTATCGTTTGCAGTCTTATCCTACATTTCGACAAGAGATTGTTTCCACAGCTTGACCCCATGACCACCTGGTCACATGGAGGCAACTTTACCGGTTAAAAGAGATTGCATGTATTGTTTCAAATTAACAAAATAGCCAACCTGTGCTTTAGATTGCCAATATTCTAAGTTCTTCTGGATGTAATGCATATTTAGAAAGATGCACTCCATAATGTCCTCCAAAACACCAACAGTTCTAGATGCCTCACAAACAGCCCTGCATCTCAGTTAGCTTAGAAACTTTACTTATGAACAAAATGTTCTCTCAGATATCCTTCACttctaaagataaaaaaaaacaaaaaaacaaccCGATGCACTAAAGCTCCCGCTATGCACGGGTCCGGGGAAGGGCGGAGTTTATTGTGCACAGTCTAAAGCTGCATTTCTGCAGGAGGCTGTTTCACTATAGTCATATAAAATGTTAATTAAAGAGATTTCAGAGACTTACGTAGAAGATTCAGCGGAGGAAGGGAAAGGAAGGGGGAGAGAGGTCTTTCTACGACGTCGTTTACTGGTGCCTGAGCTGCCACGGTAGAAATTAGAAATCCTGCTGAGGAAATTCGAGTAGGAAGCCGCCGGAAAGTAACTGGAAATTCGATTCGAAAGGTAATCAGTGTATACGGAGATAGTAGGTTTTAGGCCCTTGCCGGCGTTTTCCGGCGGAGAATCCATCGGTGAGTTCAGTGAGTTGACAAACGCCGGTGATCGGAAAATATGCACGTACTatttttacaaaagaaaaaggcaATTTGATTCTTTTCAATTAGTTTTctctttactgaaaaaaataataaaaaggaagtttctcttttattcaCATTTAggaaaaaatctgaaattcaAAACAATTTAATATACTTCtctttatttgagaaaaaaatggatATAAAAGATAATGTAATTCCTTTTCAACAAGTATATATTTTAACTAGCAAAATTACCCGCATCTCGCGTGGGAATTTAATATtacgaaatttataaaataaggaGTACTTAAAACCTATTCGTCATTTAAACTAAAACACTACAAAGGAAGatgataattataacatcttatcatttattattcaatcaatcatctttaatttgattttatagtTTATCATTTTGCTTCCACgaagtgttactatttgatatttttgaggAATCAAATGAACATCAATCGATAAGATTAAatattctaataaataaataattgttggtgaagggataaataaattgtaaaaGGTTggaaaaagtgaacaaatattctaatttaACGTGTAGAAAGTTCAACCCTACCTTTTGctttacatatatcattttaaagtttccatttaaatgtatcataagtaattattaaaatgaaaattaaggggagaatgtatcatattggacaacaattcaacttattatatatacttgaaagggaaaaatattacacaaaattATTCAGTTTGTTTgggtattttttaaaaatcaacataccaGAGTGATAAAGTTCAATTTGTAAACTACACTTCTATTCCAATCATAGTGTCGAGAAACACATCTATTACTTCAAGAAAAGTATTTACGACTTGCAGTAAACTTGAGAAATATGTCCATACTTCATATTAAATATGAgcaattaatttattgtgtagttATCTATGTCTTTGGGATTAAAAGAGGTTGCAGTCTAGTCATATTCCTCTATAGGTCATCCGGCACATCCTTAAACTTATgtcaaaagtttattaattcttgtctttttttcCTGGTTCACTTCGCACATCAAGGTGCGATAAAGTTTTTAAGGTATTTATGTACTTACAATGAcataccaaatttgaattttgtcttcAAGATATGGTAGTACGGATCTTTAAGGAATTATTTTACtgtaccttcaacaattttagtagagaaaacttgcatgaatactcaattaacgtgtgttatttaatatgtactaacaaatacttataacaataactttgcagaaacataaacaacaaagtttaaaatatgtacgaaaaaaataattaataacataagcataaattaatgacactaaaaaaaTATCAGGATctataacaatagaatgaatcataaaagaaaaaatcgaGCCCACTAAATGCATAGTGTACCCTTAAGAAATTATTCCCTACTAGTACCCGAGATTTAtaggaatagatcctctcaAGATAGGACGATTCTATTCatcagtgtattgatacaaaaaacaATGGtgtagtgagccactcaactggagcaaagtacacgaatatttaattgtgcaaaagaagaagaagaagtagttcataatttttgttgttttaaaatgagaggaaatttctctatttatagacaacaaagggtagtgcgAACAAATGTTACAacctttcggaaaggtcacaatctttcataaaagttacaacttttcataaaagtcgcaactcttcataaaagtcacaactcttcaaaaaaattgtaacttttcatgaaaaggaAAGGCtagttttagaaataaataaattaaaaggaaatccTGGATtctggtggcgccacgtaggcgggcctaaggttctcttttatatataattttggatTATTTACTATTAGTTATTTCAGAATTGTTACTTTATTCCAAAACTAGCCTCCCCCTTTCATGagaagttgtgacttttatgagaagttgtgacttttatgaagagttgcgacttttatgaaaggttgtgacctttctgataagacacaataagcatttgtttaCAGTACattttgttgtctataaatagagaaatttcctctcattttaaaacaacgaaaattttgaacttcttctgGACAATTAAATAATTGTGTACTTTACTCATGTTGAATGACTCATTGACACCATTtgtttgtatcaatacactgatGAATAAAATCGTTCTTTCACgagaggatctattcctttaaatcTCGGGTAGTAGGAGggataattttcttaaggggacaTTATGCATTCGGTGGGCTCGATTTTTTCCATTCTGTTTTATTCTATTATTACAGATCCTAGTAtgtttttacagtcattaatttatgcttatattattaattgttatttttgagtacatgatttaaattttgttgtttatgtttctacaatattattgttataagtatttgttagtacatattaaataacaaacgttaattgagtattcacacaagttttctctactggAATTGTTGAAGGTACAATAACAAAACTCTTACAAATCTctaattttcatcaacaacGCCATTTCTTCACATACATGGATGAGATTTTGTGTTCTTTAGAAAATCCTCTGAGAGTTAATAACTTTGCATTcccatattttttgtttttatgttgttgttatctatttttagtaaattttatCACTGGATATTATGAGTAAGGCAGGGCACCGGAACGGGTTGTATCGGTACCATTTCGGTTCGTTCCGGTCCAGTAGTATTCGGGACGGGATGGGATACATTGAACCGGTACACGAAACGGAACGGTATCATGATTTGGGACCGGTACCGGTTCATTCCGGTTCCGTTCCGGTCCAGTACcggtaaatcatttttaattaaaataaaaaataatatttttgtcattatttacttttattagcatttcttttttgtttatttaattttttaaaattacaaacttaagttatttagcgtacaagttataagtataacttaataacttataaacttcaaaagattcaaatctttaaaacttataacataactacataagctcaaaaacttttaaaaaaaaaactttattaaacctaacttacaaatttatatacgtaaaaattaaaaaaaaatatctttaaaataaacttaagtaaaattataataaattttaaaacttaattactataaactaatataacttagaaaaatttttaaaaaattcatattttcgtaattcaaaataactcaaaaaataattattttttaaaatagttatatGTGCCGTCCCGTTTATTCCATCCCGTTCCGTTTCAGTCCATTTCGGTTCTATCCGgatatatagtgggacgggacggAATTGAGCCTCCATCCCGATAGTTCCGATCTGGTTCATCCCCGTACCGGTCAACAACCCGGTCAAACCGTCCCGTTCCGGTCCGATGGTCCCATTTCGGTCCAGTGCCCAGCCTTAATTATGAGTACTTTAAGGATTGAAAGTTGATTGAAGTGTTAGTCAATTTTCTGAGGTATGTTATTTTAAACTATGAGAACTTTTCTGGTTAGAATGATTTGTTATCATCATTGGATATCTCATAGTTTACTCCctttaatgtatgttttttctcGTTGTTTTGttgtctccttaaaattgtattgattatttttcgtttgGTATGTATATGATCTCACATGGACAAAACTTTCgtccttttaatgtttttctttttttccttctcattcagctctactaaatattttttgtcggagttatgactattttcagcaagcttaatttgaagaatatgaaacaaaacctgctctaaataaaagtaatatcttaagctataaaagatatgtctattaacataGATTTGTTGTCCTTTATGTCCCAAGTCATTGTTGAGCATTTGAGTTATCTTGGTTAAACTCATTTTTAATGTTcgagaatatttctttaacatgaGTCTAGAATCCAACGTTTTGATCTACTTGTACTTTcataatgcaacaattatacatatatatttctgAAAATGTTAAAGTTGCACTGATGAAGCATCTAGAAGGGCATTCAAAGCAACAGtttaatgaagaatgaatttctaaaagggtcaacaatattattttgctgttgtttcaaatttatttttctccttctataaattttgttagagtaACAAAGTAACAATAACGAAAAGTGGTCAACGTTTGACCTCAGATAAGTAGATTGTCTctaaaaaaactatttatgttgttgtggtgtaCATTTTTAACGGTCTTAgcttatttataactaatattgattatcgaaaacttttatataatttgtttttaataagGAGTTAATCTAACCATAAAATTAtcagttctatatttttcatgtacaaaaaaatagaaaaaaatatgtttaatcgctacataaaaacatcactcgattttaacaagacaattatatcatcaacatatattatgataaattatgtaaaagataaaaatgattcaagatatttttaatcattcattatatatttaaaattcttgagatatgtgataatgtcaaaccatttaatttctgttgaaatgttcttaaaacctactaaaatttacttcttctttttttcttataacaatCGATTATTGGTAAGGTTGTTCAAAAGTTTAGAAAGATTATTTATGCCCATGCGAAGCGCGGGTGAATtacctagtatatatataaaagagaatcctaggcccgcctacgtggcgccactaCAAATCAgaattcctttttaatttatttatttccaaaattagtcttctctttcatgaaaagttgcgacttttatgaagagttgtgacttttgcgAAGATGTTGCAACTTTTAAGAAGAGttgcgatttttatgaaaaaatgtgtcttttatgaaatgttgagattttttcaaagagttgttaCCTTTCTGATAAGGTACAATAGGCATTTATTCACGCTactctttgttgtctataaatagaggattttctcttattttaaaacaacgaaaattctgaacttcttctttttcttctacacaattaaatatttgtgtaccttgctcctgttgagtggttcactgacaccattgttttgtatcaatacactggtgaatagaATCATTCAATACGgagaggatctattcctttaaaccttGGGTACTATGGGGAAATagtttccttaaggggacaatgtgcattcagtggactcaattttttcctttttgtttcattctattgttacagatccaGGTATCTTTTTTTTCAGTCAttatttatgcttatgttattaattgttgttttttagtacatgttttaaactttgttgtttatgtttatgcttttgaTCATTATGTTGAAGTAAAGATATGTTTAAAGATATGTTAATCAAGAGTTTGATGTAATCATTATACTATTGGTGTCATGTAGATTAcaattcttaaacttgtaaaataaattactttgatCTTTATAGAGTTTTCAGTGGCTAAAAGATCATTGGGATGTCCAAGAAGGGACTTTTGAGTATTCAAAAGTTATGGTGGTTCCACACTATCTTGGAGTTTTAGTTATTCAACTTTCTATCTTATCAAGACATTCAATTGATTAGTGACATCCAAAATATAAAGGAATGTAGTGGGATGGTAAGTATTGTACTCAaccttaataaaaaatttgggGTTCAAATATTGGGTTTGAGTCAATGAATTACCCCTCAAAGTGGGATGaatccatattaatcaaatattaaagaaataattatctcCTTATAAACATTAGATTAAAAGTCGcacaaaaataaagttttaatcaTATTGAtcgaaacataaacaacaaaatatgtCTTTTGGCTATCGAAGTAGTGTCATCGAATGCGAATGATTTTGAATAAGGGCCTTGCCAAGACATCATTTAATCCAAATTATTTGAGCGACATATGTTATTCCATTGAACTCCAAGAGatgtgtttttaaattttaattaacttatcaATTACACAACTAATTATATAAGATGTATAATATTTAGATTTTGTATGTAGAGGCCttgaataagaaaaaaactctcgcaattgatgaataaaatgttGTACCACtttttgaaaatacaaatatagacaatgaaacaattacatatctttTCTAAAGACTTTGGTGATGAAGAACTACAGtaaaatgaagaattaataaCAAAATGCATAAATACTTAGAATAAAATCTTTTTggttttaagattaaaaaagtatttcaattcagctttggataaaatattcttgacaaTTTATCATAGGGCTCTACCCACTCGAAAACACTTATATCATCAAATGTTCAAAAGTAGATTATTGACATAGTTCACCACCGCGTAAAGCGCGGGCAATTTACCtagtatttaataattaattctaaaataagttatttagcGATTTTATCTTAATCAAACATGAAAGAAATTTATTCAGAAATCAATCTTGAATCTAGTTTATTTCTTATCCTTAGTACGAACTCTTAATTCCTAATTGACATTCATTATTAACTTTAGtcatttttcaatacattatTTATAGGTTCTAACACCTTCTTTGGACGATTGTTACacattgtattgttagtttataactttatatataatatattgttGAATTCATCACAAGGTTACTataaaaagtctttttttaaaacaatcgATATACTTAGTGTAATTACATTGTTATATTACCCTTTTACAATCGGCTActtatctctattttttttttatgtttaacattcaaattattgatttatagTATTATCTAATACTgaagtataataaaatatattcaaatattgtattcattaaaaaacaatacaatacaataaaaatatattatgaaaccattcaaaataattattcaaataGAGGGTGTACCAATTCCCCCCTTCAtactaccaaaaaaaaaattgttatcaGATTCGAGTTTGCTCCTTCAATCATTATCAAACTAATACATATCTCGTTCAGTACTTCAAGTGCTTATGTCGAATAATCTTAATTCTATAATAAATCAATTCCAACGAGAGCCTTTCAAACTAGTACTATTAGTAATCGACTCTATAACCTCTTCAATAAAGGTTGATTTTTCgatcaaattttaaatgactTTCTAGTCAGATCGTTCCTGTATTTCTGATATGAAGTCTCATTCGAAACTTAGAAAAAGTGTTATTATGATATTAAACCCTTATGATATCTTATACATATTCCgatgatttattaaaataaatttattgtaCATAAAGTGTGTTATGGCCCGTAACCGCCTAGCGAAAAAGTAAAATGGTATGAGCTAGTTGAGAGTATTATTCAGTGCAAAGCTTTAATCAAACGCGCTCCATTAAATTCGTTGATTGTGACTgactattcttcttcttcttcttatatcTCTCAAACCCCATTTACAGAGACTCAAAAATGGCGACATTAGGAGGAATTCGTGAAGCTGGAGGATCCGAAAACAGCGTTGAGATCAACGATCTTGCTCGTTTTGCTGTTGATGAACACAATAAGAAACAGGTTCCTTTTTTTTCCCCCTTTTCTCCCTTTGTTTGTGGATGAATTTGATTGTTTTTGTTATTCTGATTTCTACGTGGGTTTtgaaatggttttttttttattatctcaGTTTCAAATTAGGTGAACTCAATTTTACTGCTAAGGGGCAACATCCGTCACCACTTGTCAAGAATGTTTTGTTCCTATTTTTgacaattatttaatttcaactttctacGCGAACATGTTTAATATcacaagattcaattttttatgtaatgtGTTAAATATCGTACCGAATCAAAAcgagacaaacaaattgaaacacaGAGAGTGATATGATTTGAAAATAATGGAAACCCTTAAGGATCATTTGGTTGGAGGGATTAGGCGAGTTATATCGGTTTAGAATTTGGGATTAAATTAACCTCTTGTTTGATTGAAGGTATTAGCTAAAATCGGTATTAAatatgggataagttatccagGTTATAGTTCTAGTTATAATCCCATGGGATAAGAAAGGATATCCgatatgattattttattccACCGTCCATATGGAGTATTAAACTCATTATTTTAGTACAAATGGTGAGATAAAATAATCCCGGGacgcccccaaggcctagctcaagtggcaaaagatGGAGGATTTgcggcttaggtcgcaggttcaagccccacaccatgcaaagcaaagcctggtatttaagtggagaacgATAGAGGGGCGGGctcattatccaccgagtttagaaggctgtgattggtcttAAGGGCGGGTCACAAATGaatttctcggttataaaaataaaattaaaaattaaaaaaatcccGGGACTAGCTAATGCCTTAAGCCAAATATGGGATATAGTCAATCCGATATTTTGTTATGACATTATTATAGTTATCTcatgtaccaaacgacccctaagagcTGAGATTAAAAGAGCTACTTACTTGTGCTATTCAAGGATAAAATTACTTGATTCCTAATTATGTGCACTGTCTGTTTTTGGGAGCTAATTTGCCTCAACAGGTAATAAATTTAGTTTTATCATTTTCAAATGTAGCAATTTTATATTCTGAATAACATCATTTTTAGTAGTAATGGTTATAAAACTTTACTCGCCTTcgaaaacagcctctctacctccaccaGGTAAGGATGAGGTTGGCGCACACTCTACCCTCTCTAGaccctcacttgtgggattttcaatgggtatgttgttgttttaaaCTTTTAGTCATACCTATAAAAAGGGGGAAAAAGTGTCTGATGATTTAAACCTTTGAGCTAAGAATATTTCAATCAGAGTTTATCTTTTTGAATCttgaatgttgaattgtttCTGGTATGGGACAAAGAGAGTGGTTTATAAGTTGATAAACTAATTGAGATAAGCTTGTGCAACTGTTCCAACTTCTATCTTATTTAAGTTTACGCTCTCGAAACAATTCTCATTAGCATGTGGTAGGTGTGATGTGATAGTGGTCATCCGAGAGAGATGAAGAGCTGCATTGATCGAAACTGAAATAACGAAATAAGTATCTTAGTCTTTACTGACTTCGAGGCAAGGATTCATATTTTTACAACTTTGTAAGTCTGTCTGTATGTGATTAAGCATGTACAGTGTACAACCTTCATGTTCTTTGTACTCCGTTATGACTGAGGTTAATTGCTTAGCTCTCATGGCTCACTGTTCCTGCTTTTTGAACAATATTATATATCAGAATGCTCTTTTGGAGTTTGGAAAGGTTGTGAATGTGAAGGAACAAGTGGTTGCTGGAACCATGTACTACATAACACTGGAGGCGACTGAAGGTGGTAAGAAGAAAGCATATGAAGCCAAGGTCTGGGTGAAGTCATGGGAGAACTTCAAGCAAGTTGAAGACTTCAAGCTTATTGGGGATGTTGCTAGTGCTTAACAAGTGCTGAATGATGTATGACTCTTATGTCTATGAATATCATAAAGTAAGTTCATAACTCTTATGTCTATTTTAGCATGTTCGTATTTGAATATCATAAAGTAAGTTCATAACTCTATCGTGGATCTGAATTACGGGTAACTATAGCTCTATCTTATATATGATGTTTTGCTTTTCTGTTGCTAATATATCTGAGAAGTATAAGCAATTGccagtttttttttattgtgatgTTAGCATAGGCGACTGGTTGATGGCTAGCATTAAAATAGATATATTGAATGCGTTCAAGTCCCAACTAAATGTACTATTCCTTGCCTATGTGTTGCATACTCCACCATTTTCTGTCCTTCCATAAGTTGGTACATTTTGTGACAGACAGATTGAGGAATTATACCTGTGTATATAGGTCAACCATTTTCGTGTTCTTTATGGTGACAAGAATCATGTAgattttacttcttttgttcGTCTCCTCACATCACAGGTTTTAGACATTCAGTACAGCAAAACTACAGAATGCTAAAAACTCGTTTGTATCAGTTGATTCTATCACAGTAGCTTTTTCGGGCTATATATGAAATGTTTAGTCTTCCACCTTCGCGCCATCAATGAGCGTGACAATTAGGGTGGGAAACAATAACATATAGTATGACTAAAGACCTTTCTTCTTGTGATTT belongs to Solanum stenotomum isolate F172 chromosome 1, ASM1918654v1, whole genome shotgun sequence and includes:
- the LOC125863596 gene encoding cysteine proteinase inhibitor A-like; its protein translation is MATLGGIREAGGSENSVEINDLARFAVDEHNKKQNALLEFGKVVNVKEQVVAGTMYYITLEATEGGKKKAYEAKVWVKSWENFKQVEDFKLIGDVASA